The following proteins come from a genomic window of Sorghum bicolor cultivar BTx623 chromosome 3, Sorghum_bicolor_NCBIv3, whole genome shotgun sequence:
- the LOC8078067 gene encoding AT-hook motif nuclear-localized protein 16 yields MATASASAMTGHEPQLPRRRPASSCPNSNSNSKQNRAKPPVVIAHECPSAMRAHVVEVPAGRDVLSCVSAFARRGRRGALVLGAAGHVTDVVLREPALVLRGTMEILSLAGCFFPFPGPGSAATGTAVFLAGPRGSVLGGGVALGGLVAAGPVVVMVATFVAAALDRLPLAKGAEEAAGKGCDEHAHHRHRACGWAAVMCRKQRQQLGANS; encoded by the coding sequence ATGGCCACCGCGAGTGCGAGTGCGATGACGGGGCACGAGCCGCAGCTCCCTCGGCGCCGGCCCGCGTCGTCGTGCCCCAACTCCAACTCCAACTCCAAGCAGAACCGGGCCAAGCCGCCGGTGGTGATCGCGCACGAGTGCCCCAGCGCGATGCGTGCCCACGTGGTGGAGGTGCCCGCGGGGCGCGACGTGCTGTCGTGCGTCTCCGCGTTCGCGCGGCGTGGGCGTCGCGGCGCGCTGGTGCTGGGCGCGGCCGGGCACGTCACGGATGTGGTGCTCCGGGAGCCCGCGCTGGTGCTCCGCGGCACCATGGAGATACTGAGCCTGGCCGGCTGCTTCTTCCCGTTCCCGGGGCCCGGGTCGGCAGCCACGGGGACGGCGGTGTTCCTGGCGGGGCCGCGGGGCAGCGTGCTGGGCGGCGGCGTTGCGCTGGGAGGGCTGGTGGCCGCAGGGCCCGTGGTGGTCATGGTGGCCACGTTTGTGGCCGCTGCGCTGGACAGGCTGCCGTTGGCCAAGGGGGCGGAGGAGGCCGCCGGGAAGGGCTGTGACGAGCATGCGCACCACCGCCACCGGGCGTGCGGCTGGGCGGCAGTCATGTGCCGAAAGCAGCGGCAGCAGCTTGGCGCCAATAGCTGA